TTGGTCAACTATGGCTAATCTTCTACTTAGGAGGATAGATGCACAAATGAGCATGTTTGGTCATTGGTGCGAGTGATCCATAACCTCCCCTTTGATTAGCCCTAGAAAGACAAAGGAAGAGGATGAAAGGAAAGGAGAGATAGATGGGGATGGGTGATACATGACGTGGTTTCACACAACCAGAACTTCTAGTTTATGTTTCTAGTACTTACACCTCTCCTTTCAATGCTTATATAGACTCAAAAGAAAGAATGAgaagagataaaagaaaagggaaggaagaaagagggGTTTGAGTAAAACCCTAATCAATAATAGGATTGAATAAAACCCTAATCATCTAGTACACCACTATTCATATTAGATCTAAACTGAAAATGTCTCAAAGGTTTCCAATTTCGCGATCTTGTCCAAGTTTTCTCTGGTATCTTACGCGCAGATTTTCTTTACCTCTGTGGGTAAAACATAGTGTGAATTGTTCAGGTACTGAACTTTCATTTTTGCCATCTACATCTGAACTATGCTTGAGGTTTAAACTTAAATCAACATCGAATTCGAGTTAAAACAACTAGGGAAGCTTGCAGAATACTGCGTATAAATCATAAACTAGGTCAAATAACAAAATTAAAACCCTTTTCACTCTTAATCCGCCGATATCAGAGAAGATACAACTGCGCGCAGCTGGTTTATCCTTGTTACAGAACTCCCTCAATTCTGAAACATGATTTgattaaggaagaagaaagtaCAAAGACTAGTTCTGAAAGTAATCAGACCTAATCTGTAAGCTCATCACTAGTAAATCAATAATCAAAACAGACATCTATAATCTTATATAGATAATAACACtcttatgaagaaaaaaaacctagattatgatcatgatcatcttcatttctttccaaaatctTAAAATGGCCTAGACATAGAGCCATTACTCTTGTCAAACACATTGAACTTAAGAGGTGAAGAACCCATAGGTTGTTTCCTAGATTGGTCACTCATTAAGATGTTTGGTGCATCTTTGTCTTCTATATTACCAGCCTTGTTCTGATTAGCTTTCTCACCTTCTAATTCCCTAAATCTATGCAAATACCTTTTTAAGGGTTCAGCATAATCATCAAACCCTAGTGTTCCAAGAGCCCAACAAATGTCGTCTCCATTAACGGTCTTCCGCTTCTCCTTGTGACACTTGTCAGATGCTTCACCAGTAACAAAACTTATGAACTCAGAGACACATTCTTGCATGGTTTCTTTAGCTTCTTTTGAGATCTTCGCATTAGGTGGAAGGATTTGCTTCATTATCCTGCCAACATTAGCTATTGGAAGAAGGCGATCTTGCTCCTTAATGCAACCATCATCACCTGAGGTGTTGCTTGCAGaggcaccaccaccaccactaccaccaccaacCATGTATCTGTTACCTTCTGAATCAGGGCTATCAACCATTTCTCTTTGAACAAGATCAAATTTTGATCCTTGTTTCAAACACAGACACGCGTCGATGCCCCTCTTTGCCTTGAAGCTCTAACTCACTATATAGAGATTAGCATTGAGTACTAGGTGTATATACATGTACACATGAGTGTATTTTTCTCATGTATATGGTAAAGGGTTTTGGATACAAGCTAGCAATTCTTGATGCCAAGAAGGTTAATGCCATTGTTTAGACCTTGGTGGGTCACTCCTATAGCTAGCTAGGCCCCTCTTGTATACAACTAAGGATCTTGAAAAGCTTGAGAGGTTGAGGTGGGTTTAGTACAAACCTTTCACTATCAAAAGCATCCCTAAAGATAAAGACTGATCAGATTATGTCATTTACAGTTCAACTGGTCCCCCTCTTCCTATACCTCTCCTTCTATCCAACTCTTCTAACAAGGCTTGTTCATCAACCAATACACAAACACAACTCTCACCTTCAAGTCTTTAATCTTATCAATGCTTCCAATTAGTCTAATCTTAAATATGGTTTAAACAATGTTTTAATTAAAGGAGTGGATGATGTAGATGCACGTGTGCATGTGATACTGTGGATCCAGCCAAACTATACCTTAAAAAACTACTAATTTTGGCAAGCCAGGACATTAGTGTTGGATTACCTATTACTTGGCTTTTGTTTAAAAGTAGTGCTTTCCAATCAAATCACATACTTAAAATGGGGAGATGTGATCACTAAGTACAAAGATAaaacaaattttctttcttaattacagatttaatttttttgattttgtgATTGCATCCCGGATATCCGGGCCTCGTCGATGAATGAAAAATCTAAATCCTACTATAATACACCTTAAGGTAGCTTTCTTGCTTGTGATCTCTAGACACTAGGTGTAAGCACATGGGTGATAATTAAGATTAGGGAGATCTTAATTAATTATCTTCTATGGGAGTGTTTAAACTCTATCCTTGAAAGACCCATGAATCAATCACTATCTTTCAATAGTTACATATGAAATCATCTCTCTTAATAGTAATTTATGTCGATAATTATTCGTCATACTGATGTAGGAAAGTGTTAATGGGATGCTTCTAGTTGTTGAATCAAAGATTACAATCTCATAAACCGACAAACACATGATTGTGACAAAGATGGATTAAGGATTTATTCGATATAGGAAAACTAATATGAGATTTGGTATGACTTGAAACAATCTTAAGAGATTATTCAGTCGATTGGAACTTTGTGTAgttgactatatatatatatatatatatatatcccttaAAAACTATATCCCTTAAAAGCTAGGATCTTCTAGCTTCTTGTCCAAATTAATATCTACTTGAccataatttcaaaaaaaaatttagtaacAGTATTTATCACCCTTATTTTTAAGTGTAAATGATCAAGAACCGAGTTTTCCCACACCAATGGTCAAGGGGAATGGGTTCAATTAGGGTATCACACAACACTAGGGGGTAGTTTTGACCGTTCATAAATAGGAAGCAAAGATGGTTGAACTTAATTTCCCTTCTTgtgtggtgaaggaaaactttctccaacgaATCAAAATACTAAGTACTGCCATTTATGGAAGATTAGAGCAATTACAAGCACTAGTGTTCCAAAATATTTTGCAACACATATTATGAGTAAAACCAATTTAGAAGTGAagggtggtgggtggtgggtggtgggtaGTGGGTAGTGGGTGGTGATGGTAGAGGCGGAGGCGTAAGAGtgagggtggggggggggggggtttgaggTGGCAGTAGGGTGGGGGCAAGGGCTCAAGCGCAATGGGGAGGTGGTGGGGTCGAGAGCTGGGTGGGGCAAGGCAAGGGAGTCGATGAGGGGTCGCAGTGGGAGTCAGGAGACACAGAACTAGGGAGGGTTTTTCATTTAGATAAATATATTTAACGGTAGTTTATTTACTGTTGTTGATTAATTTACCTTCAGTGGCGGTTGATAAACCCTTAGTAATAGATTTTAACGTGTCAAAATCATCTGCAGTGAGGCAGTGAGGCAGTGAAATGCTCACACATGGTAGCTAATACCGCCAGAATTCTATATTTGCAACACAATTAGCGGAGGATTTCCGACAGAAAAGAAAACCACTGCTAAATGATATAGTGGCAATTATGTGGCCTTACCAAAGAAAACCCTAGCACATAATAATCAGGTCCCacaaaccaaacaactaaggcaccgtttgataatgtttctactgtttctgtgtctagaaacaatagaaatggCTTTTCtcattttcagaaacaaaaacggatttttaaGTATTTGATAAGCctatttctcgaaacgttttttgcagacataatgccactaaaaaccccaatagtatcttcaaatgcccaaaagggagagagggttcggttgcctctttttaggtttaaatag
This Macadamia integrifolia cultivar HAES 741 chromosome 10, SCU_Mint_v3, whole genome shotgun sequence DNA region includes the following protein-coding sequences:
- the LOC122090518 gene encoding nuclear transcription factor Y subunit B-1-like, encoding MVDSPDSEGNRYMVGGGSGGGGASASNTSGDDGCIKEQDRLLPIANVGRIMKQILPPNAKISKEAKETMQECVSEFISFVTGEASDKCHKEKRKTVNGDDICWALGTLGFDDYAEPLKRYLHRFRELEGEKANQNKAGNIEDKDAPNILMSDQSRKQPMGSSPLKFNVFDKSNGSMSRPF